In Spirobacillus cienkowskii, a genomic segment contains:
- a CDS encoding transporter substrate-binding domain-containing protein — MSYAHATESNASKNKQGFDNAENSILQNIKKSGILKVCSESGYLPLEMKTASGKWIGFDPEMMEAFAKSQGLKLSMLDTKWDGIIPSLLTGKCDMIASSMARTKEREKAVTFTDSYYENKFLIAIKETQENRKNYNVLQDFNNPDAKIAVKTGSAPDLFLQDTKLFHKAQIMRFDADADVVNAVLGGRATAFIYDTPYVKLAAFNNPGKLFVLPDGFNGDHFSVAVRKKDQELASVFNSFLADWKKAGGYDKAIKYYFEGRDWLALLDK; from the coding sequence ATGAGTTATGCTCATGCCACAGAAAGTAATGCTTCCAAAAATAAGCAAGGTTTTGATAATGCAGAAAATAGTATTCTGCAAAATATAAAAAAATCAGGAATATTAAAGGTTTGCTCAGAGTCAGGGTATTTGCCTCTTGAAATGAAAACAGCTTCTGGGAAGTGGATTGGTTTTGATCCTGAAATGATGGAAGCATTTGCAAAATCTCAGGGGCTAAAGCTGAGTATGTTGGACACCAAGTGGGACGGAATTATTCCTTCTCTTTTAACTGGTAAGTGCGATATGATTGCGTCATCCATGGCACGAACCAAAGAACGCGAAAAAGCGGTGACTTTTACTGATTCCTACTATGAAAATAAGTTCTTAATTGCTATAAAAGAGACTCAAGAAAATCGTAAAAATTATAATGTCTTACAGGATTTCAACAATCCTGATGCGAAGATTGCGGTAAAAACAGGTTCTGCTCCCGATCTTTTTTTACAAGATACTAAACTGTTTCATAAAGCGCAGATTATGAGATTTGACGCTGATGCTGATGTGGTAAATGCCGTGCTCGGTGGTCGTGCTACAGCTTTTATTTACGACACTCCTTATGTTAAGTTAGCAGCTTTCAATAATCCTGGTAAACTTTTTGTTCTCCCCGACGGATTTAATGGAGATCATTTTAGTGTCGCTGTTCGAAAAAAAGATCAAGAATTAGCCAGCGTTTTCAATTCTTTTCTAGCTGACTGGAAAAAAGCTGGAGGCTATGATAAGGCCATCAAGTATTATTTTGAAGGTCGGGACTGGCTTGCTCTTCTTGATAAGTAA
- the radA gene encoding DNA repair protein RadA: MKNYSKHAFVCTSCGAIHSKWLGKCPDCDAWNSIHEEMIQKSNHKLAVHPHHVVPLPQVEEKSEKRVFCGVPELDRVLGGGLVNGCLVLLSGDPGVGKSTLLLQALYGLAQRGFKVLYASGEESSTQIKLRAERIGAIHNNILVTNENNLNTILDAAKQLKPHVLVVDSIQTVYNPDLPGTPGNVTQIKECANLLMQNAKSQNISTFVIGHVTKEGTVAGPKVLEHLVDTVTHLEGDASSGYRILRALKNRFGSTGEIGVFAMQGHGLVDVPNPSAVFLDENKKDWEGTAISVSMEGSRPILIEVQVLVGKTSFASPRRLSTGFDSNRFTILLAVLEKRAGLFLSNVDVYANIMGGIKIYETAIDLATAAAVASSLFGKPLPPKTAYIGEVGLSGEIRMVSHILTRIQEVQKLGFEKVYIPMCNYQMEKNQLLKFLEHQERNFLIIPVEHVKEISRFDRK, translated from the coding sequence ATGAAAAATTATTCAAAGCATGCATTTGTGTGCACGTCTTGTGGTGCAATTCATTCTAAATGGCTTGGCAAATGCCCAGATTGTGATGCTTGGAATTCTATTCACGAAGAGATGATCCAAAAATCAAATCATAAATTGGCAGTTCATCCTCATCATGTTGTCCCACTGCCACAAGTTGAAGAAAAATCTGAAAAAAGAGTTTTTTGCGGAGTACCAGAACTGGATCGCGTGCTAGGTGGCGGACTTGTCAACGGCTGCCTTGTTTTACTCAGTGGCGATCCAGGCGTCGGCAAATCCACGTTGCTTCTTCAAGCATTGTATGGCTTAGCGCAAAGAGGCTTTAAAGTGCTCTATGCTAGCGGCGAAGAAAGCAGTACGCAAATAAAATTAAGAGCGGAAAGAATTGGTGCCATACATAATAACATTCTTGTTACTAACGAAAATAATCTCAACACCATACTCGATGCTGCAAAGCAATTAAAGCCGCATGTACTTGTCGTGGATTCAATCCAAACCGTGTACAACCCAGATCTGCCTGGAACACCAGGAAACGTAACGCAAATTAAAGAATGCGCAAATTTACTGATGCAAAACGCCAAAAGTCAAAACATTTCAACTTTTGTCATTGGTCATGTTACGAAAGAAGGCACCGTGGCAGGCCCTAAAGTGCTCGAACACCTTGTCGACACCGTCACACACCTTGAAGGCGACGCATCCAGTGGATATCGTATTCTTCGTGCATTGAAAAATCGTTTTGGCTCAACTGGTGAAATTGGAGTCTTTGCGATGCAAGGACATGGCTTGGTTGACGTTCCAAATCCAAGTGCTGTTTTTTTAGATGAAAATAAAAAGGATTGGGAAGGCACTGCCATTTCAGTCAGTATGGAAGGCTCACGACCAATTCTGATTGAAGTTCAAGTTTTAGTTGGAAAAACATCATTTGCCTCGCCCAGACGACTTTCAACTGGTTTTGATAGCAATCGCTTTACAATTCTTTTAGCAGTCCTCGAAAAACGCGCGGGACTCTTTTTGTCAAATGTTGATGTGTATGCAAATATTATGGGTGGAATTAAAATTTATGAAACAGCTATTGATTTGGCAACCGCAGCAGCCGTAGCATCAAGTCTCTTTGGCAAACCCCTTCCTCCCAAAACTGCATACATTGGAGAAGTCGGTCTTTCTGGAGAAATACGAATGGTGTCTCATATTTTAACGCGTATCCAAGAAGTCCAAAAATTGGGTTTTGAAAAAGTTTATATTCCAATGTGTAATTATCAAATGGAAAAAAACCAATTGCTAAAATTTTTAGAACATCAAGAAAGAAATTTTTTGATTATTCCTGTTGAACATGTGAAAGAAATTTCTAGATTTGACCGGAAATAA
- a CDS encoding class I SAM-dependent RNA methyltransferase — translation MHKSKHRNKSKQNTSNIINNKKFEKEMMTSYSLATDGRAIGRDQNNVITFIKNMLPNETAKIEITSKKSNFKNATICKIEIASPFRVNPPCSYVSRCGGCQLQHVSNEMQTIYKTQWFLETLKRIGKWDNYNIELAEKKLEVVYLPKDSYRRRIRLHFDGKNLGFKASQTNLVTDINSCFITSKRINNKIPTIKNNLITALKIINEKNLSKNFECEIEATESDDDKVILNITSLNIDHPAEKKQIEKILEKTLEIQNDQMISMNHPQLTRFKLKKQSFIQPHKDCIKSYYKHIKESVAEFLQKIAQSNNNPDTLLAWDLYAGAGVFSGIPYFLAKKYNLPIRCIGVEGVPEAIDSLINNYKTLPIEGIVSDVFEFIEQQFNLKLRADKTFHEPNIIIIDPPRSGCGIQTMQKIVEICSKKSQVLYLACDPASFARDTWVLLKGGFKLQKLCLFDSFGQTVHYEVLGCFEK, via the coding sequence ATGCACAAATCAAAACATCGGAATAAATCAAAACAAAATACTTCTAATATTATTAATAATAAAAAATTTGAAAAAGAAATGATGACTTCTTATTCTCTTGCAACTGATGGCAGGGCAATAGGACGTGATCAAAATAATGTGATTACGTTTATTAAAAATATGCTCCCCAATGAAACAGCCAAAATAGAAATTACTTCTAAAAAATCAAATTTTAAAAACGCGACCATTTGTAAAATTGAAATTGCATCACCTTTTAGGGTAAATCCTCCTTGCAGTTACGTCTCTCGATGTGGCGGTTGCCAACTACAACATGTTTCAAACGAAATGCAGACAATATATAAAACTCAATGGTTTTTAGAAACATTAAAAAGAATAGGCAAATGGGATAATTATAATATTGAACTTGCCGAAAAAAAATTAGAAGTTGTCTATCTCCCCAAAGACTCATACAGAAGAAGAATCCGGTTACATTTTGATGGTAAAAATTTGGGTTTTAAAGCAAGTCAAACCAATTTGGTCACTGATATCAATTCTTGTTTTATAACATCTAAAAGAATAAATAATAAAATACCAACTATTAAAAATAATCTCATTACGGCTTTAAAAATTATCAATGAAAAAAATTTAAGTAAAAACTTTGAATGTGAAATTGAAGCCACAGAAAGCGATGATGATAAAGTTATTCTAAATATTACAAGCCTAAATATTGATCATCCCGCAGAAAAAAAACAAATTGAAAAAATTTTAGAAAAAACACTTGAAATTCAAAATGATCAAATGATTTCAATGAATCATCCTCAACTCACTCGTTTTAAATTAAAAAAACAAAGTTTTATCCAACCTCATAAAGATTGTATTAAGTCTTATTACAAACATATTAAAGAAAGTGTTGCAGAATTTTTACAAAAAATAGCTCAATCCAATAATAATCCTGATACTCTTTTAGCTTGGGATCTTTATGCCGGTGCTGGTGTTTTTTCTGGTATTCCCTACTTTTTAGCAAAAAAATACAATTTACCAATTCGCTGTATTGGAGTCGAAGGCGTTCCTGAGGCTATTGATTCTTTAATTAACAATTATAAAACATTACCCATAGAAGGAATTGTGTCCGATGTTTTTGAATTTATTGAACAGCAATTTAATTTAAAATTGCGTGCAGACAAAACATTTCACGAACCTAATATTATTATTATAGATCCACCACGATCGGGTTGTGGTATCCAAACAATGCAAAAAATTGTTGAAATCTGTAGTAAAAAATCCCAAGTATTATATCTTGCATGTGATCCTGCAAGTTTTGCTCGTGACACATGGGTATTGCTAAAAGGTGGGTTTAAATTACAGAAACTCTGTTTATTCGACTCGTTCGGTCAAACTGTACACTACGAAGTACTTGGCTGTTTCGAAAAATAA
- a CDS encoding FapA family protein has protein sequence MNTQASPQKPNLKNQSNKKLFQLVDTPDAMQANIPAKTPIDPSIAKLSYEQLCAYLESLGYKAKPTETAFADLKKCAETKEKTFNTNYILLQGNPYSPAKPATIKWLNPHTMPKDLVRPGIPFGIIKQASDESLAKNIYGQELPKVQSSKTPEKEIKKVTITTHPNFTVDANGEIKCDKGGRAIIGPDGKIDFSEVYEVKDVRPDQIHKVTFPCSVVVKCDLQGLLDWTIQGDLTVEQFWTAGNIKVQGNVIAKGGVQTNNNSDEKTAIKINGNLEVSFIQSSCFIVEGNIKVDKAILASHLTVTGNLECTGSPGKIAGSEIVMQKGTINANIIGSEKEKPTLIKYTAEEDANNSKVGTLSEGTRIQIGKSRIIIKFDQPWPTAKK, from the coding sequence ATGAACACCCAAGCTTCTCCCCAAAAACCTAATCTAAAAAATCAATCAAATAAAAAATTATTTCAGCTTGTCGATACTCCAGACGCCATGCAAGCAAACATTCCAGCAAAAACTCCGATTGATCCTTCTATTGCCAAATTAAGTTACGAGCAACTTTGTGCTTACTTAGAAAGTTTAGGATATAAAGCCAAACCAACAGAAACTGCTTTTGCCGATTTAAAAAAATGCGCGGAAACCAAAGAAAAAACATTTAACACCAATTATATTTTACTTCAAGGAAACCCTTATTCTCCTGCAAAACCTGCTACGATTAAATGGTTAAATCCACATACAATGCCAAAAGACTTGGTGCGTCCAGGAATTCCGTTTGGCATTATCAAACAAGCGAGCGATGAATCCTTAGCAAAAAATATTTATGGTCAAGAACTACCAAAAGTTCAAAGTAGTAAAACTCCTGAGAAAGAAATCAAAAAAGTCACAATCACAACTCACCCTAATTTTACCGTAGATGCTAACGGAGAAATAAAATGTGACAAAGGAGGTAGAGCAATCATCGGACCTGACGGTAAAATTGATTTTTCTGAAGTGTATGAAGTGAAAGATGTGCGTCCCGATCAAATACACAAAGTCACTTTTCCGTGTAGTGTTGTTGTAAAATGTGACCTCCAGGGTTTACTCGATTGGACCATTCAAGGAGATCTCACCGTGGAACAGTTTTGGACTGCAGGAAATATTAAAGTTCAGGGAAATGTTATTGCCAAGGGAGGGGTGCAAACCAATAATAATAGCGATGAAAAAACAGCTATAAAAATTAATGGTAATCTTGAAGTCTCTTTTATTCAATCGAGTTGCTTTATTGTTGAAGGAAACATAAAAGTTGACAAAGCGATTTTAGCCTCTCATCTTACTGTTACTGGTAATTTAGAGTGCACGGGAAGTCCTGGAAAAATTGCAGGTTCTGAAATTGTTATGCAAAAAGGTACTATAAATGCAAATATAATAGGCAGCGAGAAAGAAAAACCGACACTCATAAAATACACTGCAGAAGAAGATGCAAACAATTCTAAAGTTGGAACTTTATCTGAGGGAACAAGAATTCAAATTGGCAAATCTAGAATTATTATTAAATTTGATCAGCCTTGGCCAACTGCTAAAAAATAG
- a CDS encoding ABC transporter permease subunit (The N-terminal region of this protein, as described by TIGR01726, is a three transmembrane segment that identifies a subfamily of ABC transporter permease subunits, which specificities that include histidine, arginine, glutamine, glutamate, L-cystine (sic), the opines (in Agrobacterium) octopine and nopaline, etc.), which yields MPDKKLPLYYSFLSFFAISIILAIIIRSFYQLDYSWDFSVLSPYIWLPSEEGGGPGLFLKGLWITLKMSIESIIFGSILGVIFGMLLTSKEKISKFAALFYVDIFRNTPVLVQLYVAYFIVGTAFNLSGPCSGCFNHEFVLLCICCRDF from the coding sequence ATGCCTGATAAAAAATTACCTCTTTATTATTCTTTTCTATCTTTTTTTGCAATTTCTATTATACTTGCAATTATTATTCGTAGTTTTTACCAACTTGATTATAGTTGGGATTTTTCAGTATTGAGTCCTTATATTTGGCTTCCAAGTGAAGAAGGAGGCGGTCCTGGTTTATTTTTAAAAGGTCTCTGGATTACTTTAAAAATGAGTATAGAAAGTATAATATTTGGGTCAATTCTCGGTGTTATATTTGGTATGCTTCTCACATCAAAAGAAAAAATTTCAAAATTTGCTGCTTTATTTTATGTCGATATTTTTAGAAATACTCCAGTTCTTGTTCAGCTTTATGTTGCATACTTTATAGTTGGAACTGCTTTTAATTTGTCTGGTCCGTGCAGCGGGTGTTTTAACCATGAGTTTGTTTTGCTCTGCATATGTTGCAGAGATTTTTAG
- a CDS encoding SGNH/GDSL hydrolase family protein, with translation MSKYFICYLFLLFHFSVFSLKNEEFLIPQYEKEKDFYVVCYYYDTDKGLNNKNPQLMLPSKWIFSLGVRKNYYWAINDNTFYSRYTKLTGDVQDGFFIEKKLTYNDVERRCQLAIERGSSLSITKPTYKLYDFKASSGNLNGYEYPIQFSYQTKSHSKIKKIVLFGDSLSDTGNLKRWTKVFPYYPFFYGRFSDGLIWVDFLSHLTHIPILNFSFGGAKTEGVNDDYIKELPKSYVITSGRNLVTGSSKLYVEKYLNSYLTNNNYLTKNQFITSPEEVLYIFWVGANDFMEKFEKYARGEKFFENPDDHGRANFVAYRAAQNIIEQAEMVIKKGGKNFVIFNLPDLGKSPVVLTGNYKNNTTDINDRIEFSIKLTDVTKRFNNYLRLQISKLQEKYSNSIFVKEIDMYSNFEKIMNNYDVYSDDIFDYGFDSLNSNIPIPGLQNKYVQVHCYNQGYTHLLFSDSGGDIVKKFWKYNKCVNAHGSKDKVAIFWNSPHPTSYTHCWIAHSLQKKLLEFDLLAVKAIDMDKHKSYCLENYLN, from the coding sequence GTGAGCAAATATTTTATTTGTTATTTATTTTTGTTATTTCATTTCAGCGTATTTTCGCTAAAAAATGAAGAATTTCTAATACCACAGTATGAAAAAGAAAAAGATTTTTATGTCGTTTGTTATTATTATGACACTGACAAAGGACTTAATAATAAAAATCCACAACTTATGTTACCGAGTAAATGGATTTTTTCTTTGGGTGTGAGAAAAAATTATTATTGGGCTATTAATGACAATACATTTTATAGCCGTTACACTAAGTTAACAGGCGATGTGCAAGATGGATTTTTTATTGAAAAAAAATTAACCTATAATGATGTTGAGCGCCGTTGTCAGCTTGCGATTGAACGAGGATCTTCTTTAAGTATAACAAAACCTACTTATAAATTGTATGATTTTAAAGCATCTTCGGGAAATTTGAATGGTTATGAATATCCAATACAATTTTCATATCAAACCAAAAGTCATTCAAAAATTAAAAAAATTGTTCTCTTTGGTGATAGTTTATCTGATACTGGTAATTTAAAAAGATGGACCAAGGTGTTTCCTTATTACCCATTTTTTTATGGGAGATTTTCTGACGGTTTAATTTGGGTCGATTTTCTTTCACACTTAACTCATATTCCAATATTAAATTTTTCATTTGGTGGTGCTAAAACAGAAGGTGTGAATGATGATTACATTAAAGAATTACCGAAAAGCTATGTCATTACGTCCGGCAGAAATTTAGTAACAGGTAGTTCAAAATTGTATGTGGAAAAATATTTAAACTCGTATTTAACCAACAATAATTATTTAACAAAAAATCAGTTTATCACATCTCCAGAAGAGGTTTTATATATTTTTTGGGTAGGTGCGAATGATTTTATGGAAAAATTTGAAAAGTACGCTCGTGGAGAGAAATTTTTTGAAAACCCTGATGATCATGGTCGTGCAAACTTTGTAGCGTACCGAGCTGCCCAAAATATAATTGAACAAGCGGAAATGGTTATAAAAAAAGGCGGAAAAAATTTTGTTATTTTCAATCTTCCTGATTTAGGAAAAAGTCCTGTTGTTTTAACAGGTAATTATAAGAATAATACCACTGATATTAATGATAGAATTGAATTTTCAATAAAATTAACAGACGTAACAAAGAGATTTAATAATTACTTAAGATTACAAATTTCTAAGCTTCAAGAAAAATATTCCAATTCTATTTTTGTGAAAGAAATTGATATGTATTCTAATTTTGAAAAAATTATGAATAATTATGATGTTTATTCGGATGATATTTTTGATTATGGTTTTGATTCACTCAATTCGAATATTCCAATTCCAGGGTTGCAAAATAAATATGTACAAGTTCACTGTTATAATCAAGGCTATACTCATCTTTTATTTTCTGATTCTGGAGGAGATATAGTAAAAAAATTTTGGAAGTATAATAAATGTGTTAATGCTCATGGAAGTAAAGATAAAGTCGCAATATTTTGGAATTCTCCACATCCAACTTCTTATACTCACTGTTGGATTGCGCATTCTTTACAAAAAAAATTACTTGAATTTGATTTACTAGCAGTTAAAGCAATAGATATGGATAAGCATAAAAGCT
- a CDS encoding 3'-5' exonuclease: MPSPFQNSMFHYILALKENFTSSPIAIMGGMSGSRFFGTEDINDVPIVVFDFETTGLDVRTSRIIEIGAIKYKNRKEISRFSYLINPGMSISPEITSITGIDNTMLANQPDLQTVLPLFHDFLRGCVGLAHNAEFDIGMMYYESERLGISCDYTVFCSLKMARALVKIERRNLDALAEHYGLSFESRHRSIGDILVTAGVFWRMLDENSVLKTISDLSPYREEMPS; the protein is encoded by the coding sequence ATGCCATCACCATTTCAAAATAGTATGTTCCATTACATTCTTGCTCTAAAAGAAAATTTTACGTCTTCGCCCATTGCCATTATGGGAGGCATGAGTGGATCACGTTTTTTTGGAACAGAAGATATAAACGATGTGCCAATCGTTGTATTTGACTTTGAAACAACTGGTCTTGATGTTAGAACGTCAAGAATTATAGAAATTGGGGCAATTAAATATAAAAATAGAAAAGAAATCAGCCGATTTTCGTATCTTATAAATCCTGGCATGAGCATTTCGCCTGAAATTACTTCCATTACAGGAATAGACAACACGATGTTAGCCAATCAACCCGATTTGCAAACAGTGCTCCCATTGTTTCATGATTTTTTGCGGGGCTGTGTTGGACTTGCGCATAATGCCGAATTTGATATTGGCATGATGTATTATGAGTCTGAGAGATTAGGTATTTCTTGTGATTACACTGTTTTTTGTTCATTAAAAATGGCAAGAGCATTAGTCAAAATTGAAAGGCGAAACCTTGACGCCCTGGCAGAACATTATGGGTTAAGCTTTGAATCAAGGCACCGTTCTATTGGAGACATCTTAGTGACAGCAGGTGTTTTTTGGCGGATGTTAGATGAAAATTCTGTGTTAAAAACTATATCCGATTTGTCACCTTATAGAGAAGAGATGCCCAGTTAA
- a CDS encoding amino acid ABC transporter ATP-binding protein, producing the protein METVVSLKNVNKIFYSKDREHHVLKGINFEVKQGEVVALIGPSGSGKSTCLRTINALETISSGDVEVCGINYRTSKESLHMIRRNTGMIFQKFELFPHMTALENVALGPQLVLGKSKSESTQIAADLLKRVGLASHSEKFPRGLSGGQQQRVAIARALAINPKVLLCDEPTSALDPELVDEVVDILVDIARTGMTMIIVTHELYFAQKVSHRTMFLEGGVIVEQGSTKELFTNPKTERLQTFLKRITHQS; encoded by the coding sequence TTGGAAACTGTGGTTAGTCTTAAAAATGTAAACAAGATTTTTTATTCAAAAGATCGTGAGCATCATGTATTAAAGGGCATTAATTTTGAGGTGAAGCAAGGAGAAGTTGTTGCACTAATTGGTCCTTCAGGCAGTGGAAAAAGTACGTGTTTGCGTACAATCAATGCGCTAGAAACAATATCATCGGGAGATGTTGAGGTTTGCGGTATTAACTATCGGACATCAAAAGAATCCTTGCATATGATTCGACGCAATACAGGGATGATTTTTCAAAAGTTTGAACTTTTCCCACACATGACTGCTCTTGAAAACGTCGCATTGGGACCTCAATTGGTTTTAGGCAAATCGAAAAGTGAATCCACGCAAATTGCAGCAGATCTGCTTAAAAGGGTGGGGCTTGCAAGCCATTCAGAAAAGTTTCCTAGAGGTCTTTCTGGTGGTCAACAGCAGCGCGTGGCCATTGCCCGTGCCCTTGCAATAAACCCAAAGGTTTTATTGTGTGATGAACCAACAAGTGCCCTTGATCCCGAATTGGTTGATGAGGTTGTTGATATTTTAGTTGATATTGCAAGAACAGGCATGACGATGATTATTGTAACCCATGAACTTTATTTTGCGCAAAAGGTATCCCACAGAACGATGTTTTTAGAAGGTGGTGTTATTGTTGAGCAAGGCAGCACAAAAGAGTTATTTACAAATCCTAAAACAGAACGGCTCCAGACTTTTCTAAAACGCATTACGCACCAATCTTAG
- a CDS encoding amino acid ABC transporter permease: MSLFCSAYVAEIFRGTMANFERGQIDAAKALGLSPFQIARKVIAPQALRNMLPPLIGQFVSLIKDSSLLSVVAIPELTKEAQNAVTVTFRSFETWFFIALLYFVVNTLVSSLGRYLEKRLSISLKH; this comes from the coding sequence ATGAGTTTGTTTTGCTCTGCATATGTTGCAGAGATTTTTAGAGGAACCATGGCAAACTTTGAAAGAGGTCAAATTGATGCGGCAAAGGCTCTGGGCTTAAGCCCATTTCAAATTGCAAGAAAAGTGATTGCCCCCCAAGCATTGCGCAATATGTTACCTCCATTAATTGGTCAATTTGTCTCATTGATTAAAGATAGCTCCTTGCTTTCTGTCGTTGCTATTCCTGAGCTTACTAAAGAAGCACAAAATGCTGTTACTGTGACTTTCCGCAGTTTTGAAACTTGGTTTTTTATTGCACTTTTGTATTTTGTTGTTAATACCTTGGTTAGTTCTTTGGGCCGTTATCTAGAAAAACGGTTAAGTATTAGTTTAAAACATTAA
- a CDS encoding LysR family transcriptional regulator, whose translation MVQELQDIYRLQAFVTVVQEGSLSLAVNKLHITQPALSARLKLLEESLGCSLLKRTARGVRLTTMGKLVYSISVDILKRMQQLQTTVRNHLELREGFVHLGGGATAVAGVFPDAISEFRKKYPQIQFTLHEKDSSTVIESLHDGSVDIGLITRNPFVPPSEDPIVGLKIHSEILDNLEVIAAPENPLVQMSASLEKQGKSLLPIHINRQPMILFENGSAIHDIIEMEFRKLGIRFRTVMTLRSAQSMIKMVEKNIGLSIVSAHSLRNEKNIHVLKVQGLKMQRSILICSAIERDLTPAAAEFINVLQKIYN comes from the coding sequence ATGGTGCAAGAGTTACAAGATATTTATAGGTTACAGGCTTTTGTGACGGTTGTGCAAGAAGGCTCACTTTCTCTTGCGGTAAATAAATTGCATATCACACAACCTGCGCTATCGGCTCGATTAAAACTTTTAGAAGAAAGTTTAGGGTGTTCTTTGTTAAAACGGACTGCCCGAGGAGTCCGCCTGACAACTATGGGCAAATTGGTTTACAGTATCTCTGTTGATATTTTGAAACGCATGCAGCAACTGCAAACAACTGTTAGAAATCACTTAGAACTCAGAGAAGGTTTTGTGCATTTGGGTGGAGGAGCAACCGCTGTTGCAGGGGTTTTTCCTGATGCAATTTCAGAATTTAGAAAGAAATATCCGCAAATTCAATTTACATTGCATGAAAAAGATTCTTCAACGGTGATAGAGTCTCTTCATGATGGTTCTGTTGATATTGGCTTAATTACAAGAAATCCTTTTGTTCCGCCAAGTGAAGATCCGATTGTTGGTTTAAAGATCCATTCAGAAATTTTAGACAATTTAGAAGTGATTGCAGCTCCAGAAAATCCCTTAGTCCAAATGTCTGCATCCTTAGAAAAACAGGGAAAATCTTTGTTGCCAATTCACATTAACAGACAACCTATGATTTTATTTGAAAATGGAAGTGCAATTCATGATATTATTGAAATGGAGTTTCGTAAACTCGGAATTCGATTTAGAACCGTCATGACGTTAAGATCTGCGCAGAGTATGATAAAAATGGTAGAAAAAAATATTGGTCTTAGTATTGTAAGTGCTCACTCTTTGCGGAATGAAAAAAATATTCATGTGCTTAAAGTACAAGGATTAAAAATGCAGCGATCAATACTCATTTGTTCAGCAATTGAGCGGGACTTAACCCCTGCTGCCGCTGAGTTTATTAACGTTTTACAAAAAATTTATAATTAA